Genomic DNA from Verrucomicrobiia bacterium:
TCGCAAAGTGGTTTAATGGCGGGCGCCTCAACGTCAGCGCCAACTGCCTCGACCGGCATCTGGGCACAGCCACAGCCAATAAGGCCGCTCTCGTCTGGGAAGGCGAACCCGCAGCGCCCGGCAGGGCCGGGGAGGAACGCACTCTGACCTATAAACAATTGCACCATGAGGTTTGCCTTTTCGGCAACGTGCTCAAGCGGCACGGCATTACAAAGGGCGACCGCGTCCTGATTTACCTTCCCATGGTTCCTGAGGCAGCCATCGCGATGCTCGCCTGTGCCCGGATTGGCGCCGTCCACTCGGTCGTCTTCGGCGGCTTTAGCGCCCAATCTGTAGCCGACCGTATCCAGGATTCCCAGGCCAAATTGGTTATCACGGCTGACGGCGGTTTTCGGCGCGGGACAGTTGTGCCGCTCAAGCAAAACGTCGATGAGGCCCTTACCCTCAAAGACCACGATGGCAAGCTGCTTGGCAAAACCATCGAGAAGGTCATCGTCTTGCGCCGGGCGGGCAACGAGATACAATTCCAGGACGGTCGCGACTTATGGTGGCACGTGGAACTCACAAAAGTAGATGCGCGCTGCCCTGCCGAGCCGCTGGATAGCGAGGCGCCCCTCTTTATCCTTTACACCAGCGGCTCAACCGGCAAGCCCAAAGGCATCCTTCATACCACCGCCGGTTACCTGCTCTATGTCAAGCTCACCACCCGTCTGATCTTCGATCTGCGCGAAGAGGATTTGTACTGGTGTACAGCCGACGTCGGCTGGGTAACCGGCCATAGCTACGTCGTGTATGGTCCATTGGCCAATGGCGCCACCAGTTTCATGTACGAAGGCGCTCCGAATTTCCCTGAACCCGATCGTTTTTGGAAAATCGTGGAAAAGTATGGAGTGACGGTATTATACACCGCGCCAACCGCCATTCGCGCTTTCATGAAATGGGGAGTCGAGTGGCCAAAGAAACATGACCTGACCTCCCTGCGGCTCCTGGGGACCGTCGGCGAACCGATCAATCCCGAAGCCTGGATGTGGTATTACGAGGTCATCGGCGGCAAGCGCTGTCCTATCGTCGATACCTGGTGGCAAACCGAGACCGGGGGCATCCTCATCACGCCTCTGC
This window encodes:
- the acs gene encoding acetate--CoA ligase, which translates into the protein MPDTQTASAGIESILQETRVFAPPKEFSKCAHIRSLAQYRKLYKESVEAPEKFWAKQAKAELVWSRPWTKVLEWKEPFAKWFNGGRLNVSANCLDRHLGTATANKAALVWEGEPAAPGRAGEERTLTYKQLHHEVCLFGNVLKRHGITKGDRVLIYLPMVPEAAIAMLACARIGAVHSVVFGGFSAQSVADRIQDSQAKLVITADGGFRRGTVVPLKQNVDEALTLKDHDGKLLGKTIEKVIVLRRAGNEIQFQDGRDLWWHVELTKVDARCPAEPLDSEAPLFILYTSGSTGKPKGILHTTAGYLLYVKLTTRLIFDLREEDLYWCTADVGWVTGHSYVVYGPLANGATSFMYEGAPNFPEPDRFWKIVEKYGVTVLYTAPTAIRAFMKWGVEWPKKHDLTSLRLLGTVGEPINPEAWMWYYEVIGGKRCPIVDTWWQTETGGILITPLPGATPTKPGSATLPFFGIVPEVVDDNGKAVPRNSGGKLVLRRPWPGMLRGLWGDPQRYKSVYWGEVPGSYFTGDGSRQDKDGYFWIVGRIDDVLNVAGHRIGTAEVESALVSHPKVAEAAVVGRPDALKGQALVAFVTLKGDVQPAHALQEELRQHVAKEIGPVAKPDDIRFADALPKTRSGKIMRRLLKQIAAGTEIQGDTTTLEDLNVLAKLSKIEE